From the Flavobacterium galactosidilyticum genome, one window contains:
- a CDS encoding peptide chain release factor 3 has product MGFLEEIQRRRTFGIISHPDAGKTTLTEKLLLFGGAIQEAGAVKNNKIKKGATSDFMEIERQRGISVSTSVLAFNYKDKKINILDTPGHKDFAEDTFRTLTAVDSVIVVIDVAKGVEEQTEKLVAVCRMRKIPIIVFINKLDREGKDAFDLMDEVEQKLGLRVTPLSFPIGMGYDFQGIYNLWEQNINLFSGDSRKNIEETIAFSDVQSPELEKIIGQKPADTLREEIGLIDEVYPKFDRQEYLDGKLQPVFFGSALNNFGVRELLDCFIQIAPSPRPKDSETRLVDPKEEKMTGFVFKIHANMDPKHRDRLAFIKIVSGTFERNKPYYHVRQKKNLKFSSPNAFFAEKKEIVDISYPGDIVGLHDTGNFKIGDTLTEGEIMSFKGIPSFSPEHFRYINNADPMKAKQLDKGVDQLMDEGVAQLFTLEMNNRKIIGTVGALQYEVIQYRLEHEYGAKCTYENFPVHKACWVKPNDSKSDEFKEFRRIKQKYLAHDKYGQLVFLADSDFTIQMTQNKYPNVKLFFTSEFE; this is encoded by the coding sequence ATGGGCTTTTTAGAAGAAATACAACGCAGAAGAACTTTCGGGATTATCTCACATCCTGATGCAGGAAAAACAACACTTACTGAAAAACTACTACTTTTTGGTGGTGCTATTCAAGAAGCAGGTGCTGTAAAGAATAATAAAATAAAGAAAGGTGCTACGAGTGACTTTATGGAAATTGAACGCCAAAGAGGTATTTCAGTTTCCACCTCTGTATTAGCCTTCAATTATAAAGACAAAAAAATAAACATTCTAGATACTCCAGGACATAAGGATTTTGCCGAAGATACCTTTAGAACACTAACGGCAGTTGACAGTGTTATTGTTGTAATTGACGTTGCCAAAGGTGTCGAAGAGCAAACAGAAAAATTAGTTGCTGTTTGTAGAATGCGTAAAATTCCGATTATTGTATTCATCAACAAATTAGACAGAGAGGGTAAAGACGCTTTTGACTTAATGGACGAAGTGGAACAAAAATTGGGTTTACGAGTAACACCTTTGAGTTTTCCTATAGGAATGGGTTATGATTTTCAAGGTATTTACAATCTTTGGGAGCAAAATATCAACCTATTTAGTGGCGATAGTAGAAAAAATATTGAAGAAACAATTGCTTTTTCAGATGTACAAAGTCCGGAATTAGAAAAAATTATTGGTCAAAAGCCAGCTGATACACTTAGAGAAGAAATAGGATTAATTGACGAAGTATATCCAAAATTTGATCGTCAAGAATATCTAGACGGAAAGTTACAGCCTGTATTTTTTGGTTCTGCTTTAAATAATTTTGGAGTAAGAGAATTATTAGATTGTTTTATACAAATTGCTCCTTCACCAAGACCAAAAGATTCAGAAACAAGATTGGTTGATCCAAAAGAAGAAAAAATGACAGGTTTTGTTTTTAAAATCCATGCTAATATGGATCCAAAACACAGAGACCGATTGGCTTTTATAAAAATTGTTTCTGGAACCTTTGAAAGAAACAAACCGTATTATCACGTACGCCAGAAGAAAAATTTAAAATTCTCTAGTCCAAATGCTTTTTTTGCTGAAAAGAAAGAAATCGTAGACATCTCTTATCCTGGTGATATTGTAGGTTTACACGATACTGGAAATTTCAAGATTGGGGATACGTTAACCGAAGGGGAAATCATGAGTTTTAAAGGAATTCCAAGCTTTTCACCAGAACATTTCAGATACATTAATAATGCTGATCCAATGAAAGCAAAACAATTGGATAAAGGTGTTGACCAGCTGATGGACGAAGGTGTTGCACAGTTATTCACGTTAGAAATGAACAACAGAAAAATCATTGGAACTGTAGGTGCGCTACAATATGAGGTTATTCAATACCGATTAGAGCATGAATACGGCGCTAAATGTACGTATGAAAACTTCCCCGTTCACAAAGCGTGTTGGGTAAAACCAAACGATTCTAAAAGTGATGAGTTTAAAGAATTCAGACGTATCAAACAGAAATATTTGGCACATGATAAATATGGACAACTAGTATTCCTTGCTGATTCTGATTTTACGATACAGATGACTCAAAACAAATACCCAAATGTTAAGTTATTCTTTACTTCAGAATTCGAATAA
- a CDS encoding DUF3467 domain-containing protein: MSNSNPQQEQINIELDEKTAEGIYSNLAIINHSSSEFVLDFVSIMPGIPKAKVKSRIVLTPQHAKRLFKAIGENIHRFEVAHGEIKDTEQAPIPLNFGPAGQA; the protein is encoded by the coding sequence ATGAGTAATTCTAATCCACAACAAGAGCAAATTAATATTGAGTTAGATGAAAAAACGGCTGAAGGAATTTATTCTAATTTAGCTATTATAAATCATTCCTCTTCAGAATTTGTTTTAGATTTTGTTAGTATTATGCCTGGTATTCCTAAAGCTAAGGTGAAATCAAGAATTGTCTTGACACCACAACACGCTAAAAGATTATTTAAGGCAATAGGTGAAAATATCCATCGATTTGAAGTCGCTCATGGCGAAATAAAAGACACGGAGCAAGCACCAATACCGCTTAATTTTGGTCCTGCGGGACAAGCATAA
- the rpoC gene encoding DNA-directed RNA polymerase subunit beta' has protein sequence MINNRNNKDKNPVKRFNKISIGLASPESILKESRGEVLKPETINYRTHKPERDGLFCERIFGPVKDFECACGKYKRIRYKGIICDRCGVEVTEKKVRRDRVGHINLVVPIAHIWYFRSLPNKIGYILGLPSKKLDMIIYYERYVVIQAGIAKNAEGESVQRLDFLTEEEYLNILDTLPADNQYLDDFDPNKFVAKMGAECIMDLLARIDLDQLSYQLRHNANNETSKQRKTEALKRLQVVESFRESNLNRENRPEWMIMKVVPVIPPELRPLVPLDGGRFATSDLNDLYRRVIIRNNRLKRLMEIKAPEVILRNEKRMLQESVDSLFDNTRKASAVKTESNRPLKSLSDSLKGKQGRFRQNLLGKRVDYSARSVIVVGPELKLSECGIPKDMAAELYKPFVIRKLIERGIVKTVKSAKKIIDKKEPVVWDILENVIKGHPILLNRAPTLHRLGIQAFQPKLIEGKAIQLHPLVCTAFNADFDGDQMAVHLPLGPEAILEAQLLMLGSHNILNPANGAPITVPSQDMVLGLYYMTKERLSTPEKKILGEGITFYSAEEVNIALNEGRLELNASVKIRAKHFNEAGDLVYQIIQTTAGRVLFNEVVPEAAGYINDVLTKKNLRDIIGHVLSSTDVPTTAAFLDNMKDMGYKFAFKGGLSFSLGDIRIPDQKPKLIADAREQVQGISMNYNMGLITNNERYNQVIDVWTSANAQLTELAMKNIREDQQGFNSVYMMLDSGARGSKEQIRQLTGMRGLMAKPKKSTAGGGEIIENPILSNFKEGLSILEYFISTHGARKGLADTALKTADAGYLTRRLHDVSQDVIVNIDDCGTLRGVEVSALKKNEEIVESLGERILGRVVLQDLVNPLTNEILIRSGEQITEVIMKAIDASPIEKVEVRSPLTCEATKGICAKCYGRNLATGKMTQRGEAVGVIAAQSIGEPGTQLTLRTFHVGGVAGGISEESSIIVKFGGRLEIEDLKTVKGEDSEGNAVDIVVSRSTELKLVDEKTGILLSTNNIPYGSSIFVKDGQSVAKGDVICKWDPYNGVIVSEFTGKIAYEDLEQGQSFMVEIDEQTGFQEKVISESRANKLIPTLLVYGKDGELIRSYNLPVGAHLMVDNGEKIKAGKVLVKIPRRSSKSGDITGGLPRITELLEARNPSNPAVVSEIDGVVSFGKIKRGNREVVIESKFGDIRKYLVKLSSQILVQENDFVRAGVPLSDGAITPDDILRIQGPAAVQQYLVNEIQEVYRLQGVKINDKHFEVVIRQMMRKVRVQDPGDTLFLEDQLIHTKDFIVQNDKLYGMKVVEDAGDSSALKEGQIITPRELRDENSLLKRTDKNLVVARDVVTATATPVLQGITRASLQTKSFISAASFQETTKVLNEAAVAGKIDYLEGLKENVIVGHRIPAGTGMREYDQTIVGSKDDYNDMMANKEEYIY, from the coding sequence ATGATCAATAATAGAAATAATAAAGATAAGAATCCTGTAAAAAGATTCAATAAAATTTCGATAGGATTAGCTTCGCCAGAATCTATCTTGAAAGAGTCAAGAGGAGAGGTTTTAAAGCCAGAAACTATCAACTACAGAACGCACAAACCAGAGCGTGATGGTCTTTTCTGTGAGCGTATTTTCGGTCCAGTAAAAGATTTTGAATGTGCTTGTGGTAAATATAAAAGAATTCGTTACAAAGGGATCATCTGTGACCGTTGTGGTGTTGAAGTTACTGAGAAAAAAGTACGTAGAGACAGAGTAGGACACATCAACCTTGTTGTGCCAATTGCTCATATCTGGTATTTCCGTTCTCTTCCTAATAAAATTGGTTATATTCTTGGACTTCCATCTAAGAAATTAGATATGATCATCTACTACGAAAGATATGTAGTAATTCAAGCAGGTATTGCTAAAAATGCAGAAGGTGAATCAGTACAAAGATTGGACTTCCTTACAGAGGAAGAATATTTGAATATTCTTGACACTCTTCCTGCTGACAACCAATATTTAGATGATTTTGATCCTAATAAATTTGTTGCCAAAATGGGAGCAGAGTGTATTATGGATTTATTGGCTAGAATTGATTTAGATCAATTGTCTTACCAATTGAGACATAATGCAAATAATGAAACGTCTAAACAACGTAAAACTGAAGCACTAAAAAGATTGCAAGTTGTTGAATCTTTCCGTGAGTCTAACTTGAACCGTGAGAACCGTCCAGAATGGATGATTATGAAAGTGGTACCAGTTATTCCGCCAGAATTACGTCCGCTTGTGCCACTTGATGGAGGTCGTTTTGCAACTTCAGATTTAAATGATTTATATCGTCGAGTAATCATCCGTAACAACCGTTTGAAAAGATTAATGGAGATTAAAGCTCCAGAAGTGATCTTAAGAAACGAAAAACGTATGTTGCAAGAATCTGTAGATTCACTTTTCGATAATACTCGTAAAGCATCTGCAGTAAAAACAGAATCAAACAGACCACTAAAATCGTTATCTGATTCCCTAAAAGGTAAGCAAGGACGTTTCCGTCAAAACTTACTTGGAAAACGTGTGGATTATTCTGCTCGTTCGGTAATTGTTGTTGGACCTGAATTAAAATTATCTGAATGTGGTATCCCTAAAGATATGGCAGCAGAATTATACAAACCTTTTGTTATCCGTAAATTGATAGAAAGAGGAATTGTAAAAACGGTTAAATCAGCAAAAAAAATAATAGATAAGAAAGAGCCAGTAGTTTGGGATATCCTTGAAAATGTAATTAAAGGTCACCCAATATTGCTAAACCGTGCTCCTACTTTGCACAGATTAGGTATTCAAGCATTCCAACCAAAATTAATTGAAGGAAAAGCAATCCAATTGCACCCTTTAGTTTGTACTGCATTTAATGCGGATTTTGATGGGGATCAAATGGCAGTTCACTTGCCTTTAGGACCAGAAGCTATTTTGGAAGCACAACTTTTAATGTTGGGTTCTCATAATATTCTGAATCCTGCAAATGGAGCGCCAATCACAGTACCTTCTCAGGATATGGTTTTGGGTCTATATTATATGACCAAAGAACGTTTGTCAACTCCTGAAAAGAAAATTTTAGGTGAAGGAATCACTTTCTACTCTGCTGAAGAAGTAAATATTGCTTTAAATGAAGGTAGATTAGAACTGAATGCTTCTGTTAAAATTAGAGCAAAACACTTTAATGAAGCTGGTGACTTAGTGTACCAAATCATTCAAACAACTGCTGGACGTGTATTATTTAATGAAGTAGTACCGGAAGCAGCTGGATATATCAATGATGTATTGACTAAGAAAAACCTTAGAGACATTATTGGACACGTTTTAAGTTCTACTGATGTACCTACAACTGCAGCTTTCTTGGATAATATGAAAGACATGGGTTACAAATTTGCCTTCAAAGGTGGTTTGTCATTCTCATTAGGGGATATTAGAATTCCAGATCAGAAACCAAAATTAATTGCAGACGCGAGAGAACAAGTTCAAGGTATTTCTATGAACTATAACATGGGTCTTATTACAAATAACGAACGTTACAACCAAGTTATTGATGTATGGACTTCAGCGAATGCTCAATTGACAGAATTAGCAATGAAAAACATTAGAGAAGACCAACAAGGTTTCAACTCGGTGTATATGATGCTTGATTCTGGTGCAAGGGGATCTAAAGAGCAAATTCGTCAGTTAACTGGTATGCGTGGTTTGATGGCTAAGCCTAAAAAATCGACTGCTGGTGGTGGTGAAATTATTGAAAACCCGATTCTTTCTAACTTTAAGGAAGGTCTTTCGATTCTTGAGTACTTTATCTCTACTCACGGTGCTCGTAAAGGACTTGCGGATACGGCATTGAAAACAGCAGATGCTGGTTACTTGACTCGTAGATTGCATGATGTATCTCAAGATGTTATTGTTAATATCGATGATTGTGGTACACTTAGAGGTGTTGAAGTTTCAGCATTGAAGAAAAATGAAGAAATAGTTGAGTCATTAGGAGAAAGAATATTAGGTCGTGTAGTATTACAAGATTTAGTTAATCCTTTAACTAATGAAATCTTGATTCGTTCTGGTGAGCAAATCACAGAAGTTATAATGAAAGCGATTGATGCTTCTCCTATTGAGAAAGTTGAAGTTCGTTCTCCATTGACTTGTGAAGCTACAAAAGGTATTTGTGCTAAATGTTACGGTAGAAACTTAGCTACTGGAAAAATGACACAAAGAGGAGAAGCAGTTGGTGTAATTGCAGCTCAATCTATTGGAGAACCAGGAACACAGTTAACACTTCGTACTTTCCACGTTGGAGGGGTTGCGGGAGGTATTTCTGAAGAATCTAGTATTATAGTTAAATTCGGTGGTAGACTTGAAATCGAAGATTTGAAAACGGTTAAAGGTGAAGATAGCGAAGGTAATGCAGTTGATATTGTTGTATCTCGTTCTACTGAATTAAAATTAGTTGATGAGAAAACAGGTATTTTATTGAGTACTAATAATATCCCTTACGGTTCAAGTATTTTTGTTAAAGACGGTCAGTCTGTAGCAAAAGGAGATGTAATCTGTAAATGGGATCCATATAATGGAGTTATCGTTTCTGAGTTTACTGGTAAAATTGCTTATGAAGATTTAGAGCAAGGTCAATCATTCATGGTTGAAATTGATGAGCAAACTGGTTTCCAAGAAAAAGTAATTTCTGAATCAAGAGCTAATAAATTAATCCCAACTTTATTGGTTTACGGTAAAGATGGTGAATTGATTCGTTCTTATAACTTACCAGTTGGAGCCCACTTGATGGTTGATAACGGTGAGAAAATTAAAGCAGGTAAAGTATTGGTAAAAATCCCTCGTCGTTCTTCTAAATCTGGAGATATTACAGGAGGTTTACCTAGAATTACTGAGTTATTAGAAGCTCGTAATCCTTCTAATCCAGCTGTAGTTTCTGAGATTGATGGTGTTGTTTCTTTTGGAAAAATCAAAAGAGGTAACCGTGAGGTTGTTATCGAATCTAAATTTGGAGATATTAGAAAATACTTGGTTAAATTATCAAGCCAAATTCTAGTTCAAGAAAATGACTTCGTAAGAGCTGGTGTGCCATTGTCTGATGGAGCAATTACTCCAGATGATATTTTAAGAATTCAAGGACCAGCAGCTGTTCAACAGTATTTGGTTAATGAAATTCAAGAAGTATACCGTCTACAAGGGGTAAAAATCAATGACAAACACTTTGAAGTAGTAATACGTCAAATGATGCGTAAAGTAAGAGTTCAGGATCCAGGTGATACTTTATTCTTAGAAGATCAATTAATTCATACTAAAGATTTTATCGTTCAAAATGATAAATTATACGGTATGAAAGTGGTTGAAGATGCTGGGGATTCTAGTGCGCTTAAAGAAGGACAAATAATTACGCCTCGCGAGTTGCGTGATGAAAACTCTTTATTGAAGCGTACAGATAAAAATCTTGTTGTAGCTCGTGATGTTGTTACTGCAACTGCAACACCAGTATTGCAAGGTATTACAAGAGCGTCTCTTCAAACGAAATCATTTATTTCTGCTGCATCGTTCCAAGAAACTACTAAAGTATTGAATGAAGCTGCTGTTGCAGGTAAAATCGATTACTTAGAAGGATTGAAGGAAAATGTTATTGTAGGACATAGAATCCCTGCCGGAACGGGTATGAGAGAATATGACCAAACAATAGTAGGTTCGAAAGATGATTACAATGATATGATGGCTAACAAAGAGGAATATATTTACTAA